The Corallococcus soli sequence GGCGAATGCGTACCTGGGGTGGGAGCGAAGCTACGGGCTGAAGGAGGCGTGCCGCAGCCACCTGCAGATGGCGAGCTTCTCCTTCGACGTCTTCGGCGGGGACTTGTCCCGAGCGCTGTGCTCGGGAGGCAAGCTGGTGCTGAGCCCGCGCGAGTGGCTGCTGGAGCCTGGGAAGCTGCACGGACTGATGGAGGCGGAGGCAGTCGACTGCGCGGAGTTCGTGCCGGCGGTGCTGCGAGGGCTGTTGCAGCACCTGGAGGAGACGGGGCAGCGGCTGGAGGC is a genomic window containing:
- a CDS encoding AMP-binding protein → YPADRLALMVSESRMSLLLTQQSLEGTVEAPGLPRYLLDVEAARAGLPTDAPTRTASSENLAYVVFTSGSTGTPKGVMVSHRSWANAYLGWERSYGLKEACRSHLQMASFSFDVFGGDLSRALCSGGKLVLSPREWLLEPGKLHGLMEAEAVDCAEFVPAVLRGLLQHLEETGQRLEA